The Vulcanimicrobium alpinum sequence GGTGTCGACAACAGCATCACCGCACTCGAGCACGTCGGGCAGATCCCCGCCGGCGGCGTCCACGTCAGCGGCTCGTCGTTCACCGGCCCGTTCGCGTCGTCGGCTCGCCGCGTCTTCGCGGGCGCACCGCTCAACGGTCCGATCAGCGCGGCGCTGCTCCCTAACGGCAACCTCGTCGTCGGCAACACGCTCGACCCCGACGGGACGAACCTGCTCGTCGAGGTCACGCCGAGCGGTCGCGTCCTCGCGAAGCGCAACGTCGACAAGGGGGCATCCGGCGCGATCTTCGGGATCGCGGTGAGCGGGACGGCGGGAGAGCCGAACAACGTCAAGATCTACTTCAACGACGACAACGACAACACGGTGAAGGTGCTGACGTCGGGCGAGTTCGACGCGAAAACGTAGCGGCTGCCCGACCCGCAGAACAGAACGCGAAGGCCCCGCGGGATCGCTCCCTGCGGGGCATTCGTGTGCGCTGGGCTTCGACAAGCTCAGCCTGACGGGGGCGGGGCTCCGACGAGCTCAGCACGACGTCGCCCCCGTCCGGGGCTACATCATGTCGTAGCCGCCCATGCCGCCGCCGGGAGGGCCGCCTGCGGGGGCGGTCTTCGGTTCGGGCTTGTCGGCGATGAGCGTTTCAGTCGTCAGAATCAGCGCGCCGATCGACGCCGCGTTTTGCAGCGCGGAGCGCGTGACCTTGAACGGCTCGACGATCCCGGCCTGGACCATGTCGACCAGATTGCCGGTCATGGCGTCGAAGCCCTGACCCGGCGGCGCGGTCTTCACGCGGTTTACTTCGACCGAACCCTCAAAGCCGGCATTCTCCGCGATCTGGCGGAGCGGCTCTTCGAGCGAACGGCGGATGATGTCGACGCCGATCTTCTCGTCGTGGCTCGCGGTCTCGCCCGAGAGCTTCTCGAGCGCCTTGATCGCGTGCACGAGCGACGAACCGCCGCCGGGGATCATCCCTTCCTGCACGGCAGCGCGGGTCGCCGAAAGGGCGTCCTCGATGCGGTGCTTCTTCTCTTTGAGCTCGGTCTCGGTGGCCGCGCCGACCTGGATTACCGCAACGCCGCCCGAGAGCTTCGCGAGGCGTTCCTGGAGCTTCTCGCGATCGAAATCGCTGTCGGTCTCCTCGATCTGCCGCTTGATCATCTCGATGCGGCCCTTGATCGCGTCCTGCTTGCCCTTGCCGTCGACGATCGTGGTCTCTTCCTTCGTGACCTTGACCGTCTTCGCAGCGCCGAGCAGATCCGGCGTCACCTTGTCGAGCTTGAGCCCGAGCTCTTCCGAGATCACCGTCGCGCCGGTCAGCGTGGCGATGTCCTTGAGCATCTCCTTGCGGCGGTCGCCGAAACCCGGCGCCTTGACCGCAACTGTCGTGAACGTGCCGCGCAGCTTGTTGACGACGAGCGTCGCGAGCGCTTCACCTTCGACGTCCTCGGCGATGATGAGCAGCGGCTTCTGAACCTGCACGATCTTCTCGAGCAGCGGCAGGATGTCGGCGATCGCCGAGATCTTGCGCTCCGTCACGAGGATGTACGGATCGGTGAGCGTCGCTTCCATCCGCTCCGAGTCGGTGACCATGTACGGCGAGATGTAGCCCTTGTCGAAAAGCATCCCGTCCTTGGTCTCGACTTCGGTCTTCATCGACTTCGATTCTTCGACCGTGATGACGCCGTCTTTGCCGACTTCGTTCATCGCCTGCGCGATGAGTTCGCCGATCGTCTTGTCGTTTGCCGAGATCGACGCGACCTGCGCGATCTTCTCGGTCGAATCGACCTTCTGCACGAGCTTTTCCATCTCGCTGACCGCCGTCTCGACGGCCTTTTCGATGCCGCGCTTGATCAGCAACGGGTTTGAGCCGGCGGTGACGTTGCGCAGACCTTCGCGGATGATCGCCTGCGCGAGCACCGTTGCGGTGGTCGTGCCGTCGCCCGCGATGTCGTTGGTCTTGGACGCGACTTCCTTGACGAGCTGCGCGCCCATGTTCTCGAACGTGTCGGGGAGTTCGATCTCTTTCGCGATCGTCACCCCGTCGTTGGTGATCGTCGGCGAACCGAACTTCTTGTCGAGGACGACGTTGCGGCCCTTCGGTCCAAGGGTGACCTTCACCGCATCAGCCAGGATGTTCGCACCGCGCTCGAGCGCGCGCCGTGCGTTCTCGTCGAATACCAGTTGTTTAGCAGCCATGTTGTTTGAACTACACTCCGGCCGGAACGCGCTCGTCGCTCACGATGGCGAGAACGTCTTTTTCCGAGATGATGAGGTACTCTTTGCCGTCGAGCTTGATCTCCGACCCCGAGTACTTCGAGTAGATGATCTTGTCGCCGGGCTTGACGTCCATGGCGAGCTTCTGGCCATTGTCGAGCGTGCGGCCGGAACCAACGGCGAGAACGCGGCCTTCCTGCGGCTTTTCTTTCGCCGTGTCGGGAAGGAAGACGCCCCCGGCGCTCTTCTCAGCCTGTTCCACGTGCTCGACGACCACGCGATCGCCCAGTGGCTTGAGATTCACGAAAAACTATCCCCTCTCAGGACTGCTTGGCACTACCAGCACGAGAGTGCCAGCGACCACTAACGTTAGCAGAGTCATTTGCCGAGTGCAAGGGGGGAGGGGAGGCAGGGACGGGCAAGGGCCACGCGAGCCCGACCATGATGACAAAAACTGGGGACCCGGCGACCCCACGGACGCGCTTGAGGCTGGTCTCGAGGGGTACCACGACGAAAATTCGGCTCGGCGTCGCACGTGCAGTCCGCTTCATCGGACGGCGCGATCCGGCGCCGTTCAGCAAGAAAGGCGGCCAATGGCTCATACCCTCCCGCGGATCCAAGGCGGCTGCGGGGAGGACTACGTGCGGCTGATCGCGCGGCCTCCGCAGCCGCTCACAGGATGCGACGGGGAACTCTTCCAAGAGCCTGCGACGATGCCGTCCCCGCCGCGTAGACATGGTCCGCCGCAGCGGCACGACGCCGAGCAAACCCGAAATCGAGCACACCAACGTACACGAAGCGCTCTCGCGCTACTTCGAGTGGGCGCAAGATGCGGTCGCGGCTGCGCTCGCGCTCGTGGTGATCGTCGTCATGGTCCAGGGGATCTGGACGCTGGCGCGGCTCGCGCTGGTCGACGGCCGCGAACCACGCATCGTCCTGCCGCAGATCGTGCTGCTGCTCATCCTCGTCGAGCTCTTCCGCACGCTGTTGTTCTACTTGCGCGAGCACCGCGTCGCCGTCGGCTTGATGATCGAGGTCGCAATCGTCAGCCTGTTGCGCGAGCTGCTGGTCAATCCGCCGGGGGCAAAGGGCACGATGTCGTTATCCGCGTACGGGATCGCCCTGCTCTTGGTCGTGCTCGGCGCGCTGATGGTTGCCGACCGCATGACCTCGTCAGGCGCGGCCGACGCGCCTGGCCGGAGCACGGTCGCCGAGGAGTAACGCCTTGGGGGCGGCGCGGCAGTTTTCGGCAAAGCCGGGCCGCAGGGGTACAACATTTCCGTGCCGTTCGTTTCGCGAGTCTTGGTCGAACGCGTCGTAGCGTGCCCGTTTTCGGTGGCACACGACTACGCCGTTGACTTCCTGCGGGCCGCCGAGCGCGGGATCGAGATCCGCGTCCCGCTCCGCGATTTTTGGCGCTCGCTGGGCGGCCACGTGCGGCGCCCCGTGCGGCTGGTCTTCGCCGCCTACCCCGACGAGGACGAGGCCGGCCGGATCCACGACGCCCTGCTCATCGAATGGAACGCGCGCACCCGGCTACTCCCCGACTTCCACGGGACGCTGCGGCTGCGGATCGCCTCGGTCGAATCGACCCGGCTCTCCCTCGAGGGGGCCTACCGACCTCCGTTTGGCGCGTTCGGGCGCGTCTTCGACGCGGTCGCGGGGCAGGCGATCGCGCGGGCGGCGATGCGTGACCTCCTCCAGCGGATCGGCGACGCGATGGAGCGCCGGGAGGCGGCGTACCGCGCCGGCTCGGGGGTCACCGCCTAGCCGGGGCGAAGGGTGCGTGCCGTGGACAAGGCAGGGTCGCTGCAGCAGCAGCTGGTCGCGGGGCTCGCCGCCGGGATCGCGGGCGGGCTCCTCTTTGCCCTCTTCATGCTCGGCGAACCGATCGCGTTCGGCAAGCCGGCCGGCGACGCGGTCGGCGGGATGTTCGGCGGGATCGCGGCGACCGTGATGGGACCGGCGGCGCAAGGCAACCCCGCCGCGCCTTCAATCGGGATCGCGCTGCATTTCGCAGTCGCGATCTTCTGGGCGCTCGGTTACGTCTATCTCGTCCGCACCCAGCCGCAGCTCCTGCGGCGGCCCTGGCTCTCGGGGATCGCGTTCGGCTTGGTCGTGTACGTCTTCATGCAGATCATCCTGATCACGGCCGGCGCGTATCACCGGCCGGGACCCGTCGCGCTGCTCACCAACCTGGTCGCGCACACGCTCTTCTTCGGGCTCCCCGTCGCGCTGATCGTCGCGCGCTCGCTGGACCGCACGATCTCCCGCGCGTGATCGCGCACGCCGCGGTCGACCTCGGCGCGATCGCGCGCAACGCCGCGACGCTGGCGGAGCTCGTCGCGCCCGCGCGCGTTGCGGCGGTGGTGAAAGCGAACGCGTACGGTCACGGTCTGGTCGAGGTGGCGCGCGCGCTCGCGCGCACGTGCGCGCGGCTGTGCGTCTACTCGCTCGAGGAAGCGATCGTGCTGCGCGAAGCAGAGATCGACGCGCCGATCCACGTGCTGGGTCCGGTGCCGCCGGGCGACCTCGACGCCGCGCATGCCGCGGACGTCGCGCTGACGCTGTGGGACCGGGGGCTCTACGCGCGCCAGGTCGCGAGCGTCGCGCGCCGGCGCGGGCGGCGCTTCACGATTCACGCGAAGGTCGACACCGGCGTCGTACGGCTCGGCCTCGATGCCGGCGACGCGCCCGACGCGCTCCAGCGTTACGCGGCGACGCCGGAGTTCGCGCTCGCCGGCGCGTTCACGCACCTCGCCGCCGCCGAAGAACTCGACTCGTCGTTCACGGACGAACAGCTCGCGCGGTTTCTCGCGGCGACGCGCGAACTCGGTCCCGGCGTCGAACGGCACGCCGCAGCGACGGCGGCGGCGATGCTGTGGCCGCGCACGCGGCTCGACACCGTGCGCATCGGGATCGGGCTGTACGGGATTTGGCCGAGCGTCGAGACGGAGGCGCTGATGCGCGTGCGCGGCGTCGAACTCGCACCCGCGCTGACCTGGCGAACGCGGATCGCGGCGATGCACGAGATCGACGCCGGGACCACCGTCGGCTACGGGCGCACGTGGCAGGCGCCGCGCCGTTCGCGGATCGCGACGCTGCCGATCGGATACGCGGAAGGTCTGCCGCGCGCCGCCGGCAACGCCGCGCACGTCCTCGTCCGCGGCGCGCGCGTCGCGCTCGTCGGCCGCGTCTGCATGAACATGGCGTTTGCCGACGTGACCGGCGTCGCCGGCGCGGCTCCCGGCGACGACGTGACGCTCATCGGGCGCGACGGACGAGAAGAGATCCTCGCGGCCGATCTCGCGGCGGCGTGCGGCACGATCGGCTACGAACTCGTCGCGCGCCTTCCCGCGCACGTGCCGCGCACGTACGCGGCGCCGGTTTCGTGATCGCCGCAACGGCGTTCGCCGTCGTCGACATCGTGCTGAACGGGAAGACGATCCTGCCGCACGCGCGCGCCGCCGTGCACGGAGGACGCCTGCTGCTGCCGGTCCGCGATCTCGGCCGCGTTCTCGGCGCGGAGGTGCGCTACGATGCGCGCGACGGACGCGTCGTCGTGCGCCGCTACGCCCGCACGGCCGCGCTGCGTGCGCGCGAGATCGTCGTCGACCGCGGACGCGCGTACGCGCCGCTGCGCACGGTCGCCGCCGCACTCGGTTTCGACGCCGCGTACGTTGCGCGCACGCGAACCGTCGTGCTCGCGCGGCGCGTCGAACCGCGCACGCAGAGGCCCGCCGCCACGGTTGCCGCCGCTGCGGCGCCGACGCCCGGCAGCGGCGCGGCCGCTGCGCCGGCGAGCGCGCGCGACGCGATCGTGACGCCGCCGAGGAGCGCGCAGGTGAACGAGCCGTATCCCGCGGTGAGCGCGCGCTTCGCGGGCTCCGGCGGGATCGATCCGCGCAGCGTGCGCGTCCTCGTCGATGGCCGCGACGTGAGCGCCGACGCGGCGATCGTCGGCGACGAGATCCTCTACACGCCGCGCGCGGCGCTCGCGCCCGGTACGCATGCGGTGACCGTCTCGGCGCTCGCGTCGAACGGGACGCCGCTCGCGGCCTCGTGGGAGTTCGCAGACACGTTCGCGTTCGCACCGCCCCCGCCGCCGGCGCCGCCGCCCGTGCGCGCGATGTACGTCGATCGCTACGTCGTTCCCGGAACGAACGCGTTCGACGTCGTCGTGCTCGGGGTTCCCGGGATGACGGGCTTCGTCGCCGTCGACGGCGTCCCGGGGATCGCGCCGCTCGTCGTCACGGGCGCGAACAGCTATGTCGCGCACGTCGTCGTGCCGCCCGGCGTCGCGCAGCCGTTCGCGCACGTCGGCGCGCGCCTGACGCTTCCCGACGGGTCGATCCGCGTCATCACGCTCCCGCAGACGATCGGCCTGTTCACCGCGAGCGCGTCGCCTCCGGCGCATGCGACGCCGACCTCGGTGCCGCGCGCCATCCCGCCGGGACGCCGGTCGATGGCGGTCCCGACGCCGACGGTGACGCCGACGCCGGTTCCGCGCCGCGCGCTCGCGCGGCCGCGCCCGTCGCCATCACCCTCGCCGTAACGCGTTCAGCGGGTCAGTTCGGCGAGCGCGTCTTCGAGATCGAGCGTCCCTTCGTAGAGCGCGCGGCCGACGATCGCGGCGTCGACGTTCTCCGGCGTGCCGTCGCGCAGCGCGCGCAGGTCGTCGAGCGTGCGCGCGCCGCCGCTTGCGGTGACGCGCAGCGGCGCAAGCGATGCGACGTGCGCGAGCGCGGCGACGTCGTAGCCGGCCCCGGTTCCGTCGCGCGCGATCTCCGTATAGACGATGCGTCGCACCCCCCACGCGGCGACGGTGCGGACGAGGTCGTCGCGCGACGCGCCCGCGTCGGCGAGCCAGCCGCGCGTCGCGACGCGGTCGCCGCGCGCGTCGATTCCCGCGACGATGCGCTCGCCGAACGTCTCGACGATCGCGCGCGCGTCGGACGGCCGTTCCGCCAGCAGCGTCCCGATCACGACTTGCCGCGCCCCGGCGTCGAAGCGCGCGTCGACGTCGGCGGCGCTGCGGATCCCGCCGCCGGTCTGCACCGGAACGTCAACGCTCGCGCAGATCGCGCGCAGCGCGCCCTGATTCTCGCCGGTGCCGAACGCGCCGTCGAGATCGACGACGTGGAGCGCTCGCGCACCCGCCGCGACGAACGCGCGTGCACGCGCGACCGGGTCGGCGTCGTAGCAGGTCTCGCGCGACGGGTCGCCGCGCTCCAAGCGCACGGCGTAACCGCCGCGCAGGTCGATCGCCGGATAGAGCGTCAGCGCACGGCCGCTCACGTCAGCGCTTCGCGCGAGCGGGCGTCGCACAGCGCGAGAAAGTTGTCGAGCAGGCGCGCCCCGGCGGCACGGCTCTTCTCTGGATGAAACTGCGTCGCCATCACGTTGCCGCGCGCGACGATCGCGGCGAAGCGCTCGCCGTAGGTGCAGGACGCGACGAGCGCATCGCTTGCGGTGACGCGATACGAGTGCAGGAAATACGCCCACGATCCGCTGCGCACGCCGTCGACGAACGGGTGCGTGCGCTCGATCGTCAGATCGTTCCACCCCATGTGCGGGATGCGCGGCGCGTTCGTGAAACGGCGCACGTCGCCGGGAAGAATCCCGAGACCGGCCGCACCGCCATACTCGTCGCTGGAGTCGAAGAGCACCTGCATCCCCACGCAGATCCCCAGAAACGGACGCCCCGCAGCGACGACCTCGCGCACCGCGCGGTCGATCCCGCGTTCGCGCAACGCGTCCATCGTCGCGCCGAACGCGCCGTCGCCCGGGAGGATCGCGGCCGGCGCGGCGGCGACCACCGCCGGATCGCCGGTCAGCACCAGATCGACGCTGCGCCGTTCGAGCGCCGCGAGCAACGAGCCGATGTTACCCCCGCCGTAATCGATCACCGCGATCTGCGCGTTCGTCATCGCCGCAGGCGTTCGCCCTCCGGCGCCGCGGTGCTTGCCGCCAGTCCGGCGGCCGCGGTCGCGGCGACGCCGTCACCGCCGCGTGCGTTGTACTGAACGCATGACTCGTGTGTTGCGCGCCGCCGCGCTGATCGCAGCCCTCGTCGCCGGCGCGACGGTCCCCGCTGCCCGCGCCGCCGATCCCGGCCCCACGGTCCCTGCCGGGTTCACTATCGAGCGGATCGCCTCGCTCCCGGGGCCGCGCGAACTCGCCGTCACTCCCAACGGCGACCTGCTCGTCGGAACCAGCGGCGCATCGGTCGCGATCGTGCGCGACGCACAAGGGAACGCGCAGCCGCCGCGCGCGTTCGCGTCGTTCGACGATCGGCCGGTGGCCGGCGTCGCGCTGCACGGCGACACACTCTTCGCCGGCGGCCAGTTCGGCGTCTATCGCCTTCCGTACCGTGCCGGCGAAGCCGCGGCCGGGGCGGCGCCGGAGAAGATCGCGAGCGTCCGCACCTCGGGCCAATCGCGCGATCACACGACGACGACGGTCGCGTTCAGCGAAGGCGTGCTATACGCGAGCGTCGGCTCGTCGTGCAATGCGTGCAGTCCGGAACTCGACGCGACGCGCGCGACGATTCAAGCGATGCGGCCCGACGGGAGCGCGATGCATCCGCGTGCCGTCGATATCCGTAACGCCATCGCGCTCGCGGTGAACGGCGAGAACGGGGACCTCTGGGCCGGCGTCGCCGGACGTGACGAACTCGATCCCGGTCATCCCTACGAGATTTTCGACGACGTCTCGTCGCACCCGGGCACGCCCGACTACGGCTGGCTCACGTGCTACGACGGCGGCAAGCCGATCGGCGGCGCGTCGTGCGCGAACGTCGTCGTTCCGCGCGTCGTCTTTCCGGCGTACGAGACGCCGATCGCGGCGGCGTTCTATCCGCTGCATCCGGCGGGGCGGTTCGCGTTTCCGCAGCGCTACCGCGGCGGCGCGTTCGTGGCGCTTCACGGGAGCTGGCATCGTCCGCTCGTCGCTCCGCGCGTCGCGTTCGTCCCGTTCCGCGGCAGCGAACCGGCGACGCACGTCGACTGGAACGACCCGAACGCGCAGTGGAGCGAGTTCCTCGGCGGCTGTCAGCGCCCCGACGAATCACGCGTCTGCCGTCCCTCCGGCGTCGCCGTCGGCGCCGACGGATCGCTGTTCGTCAGCGACGACGGCGCGGGGGCGATCTACCGGATCAGGCCCTCGACGCGCTGACCGCGGCGCGCGCGAAGATCGTGCGCGTCAGCGCCGGCGCAGTAGCGACGGCAGTACGCCGTTCTGCGAGAACGCGACCACGTCGCCTCCGAGCGTCGCGGTGTAGACGCCGGACGGTACGATCGCCGGCGACGCATATAGGTTCGCCCCGAGATCGCCGCTCGACCACAGCGTCTGACCGGTCTGCGAATTGAACGCGACGAGCTGGTGATCCAAACCGATCACGCCGACGCCCGGCACGAACGACGCGTGGCCGTAGACGACGTACTGCGAGGAGAACGTGTACAGCGGATTTCCTGAAAGGTCGAACGCGGAGATCGCGCAGCCGGGCGGGTTCACCAGGTCGGGATTCTGCAGCTCGCCGCCCGTCACGATGATCATCGTTCCGTCGCCGGTCGGCGTCCCGATCGCGCCGCCGCCGCGGGTCCACGGCTTGAGGTCGCGCTGCCACGCTACGTTGCCGCTGTTGCGATCGACCGCATACAGCAGCCCGCTCTTCGCGACGAAATACGCTTGCGTCCCGGCGACGTTCAGGGCGCCGCCGACGTCTTCGTCGCCGCCCGGCGCGACGAACGCCGAGCGCGACCAGTTGACGGAGAGCGAACGCGTCAGCGAAACCATCGCGTCGCTGTAGCCGGCCGTCTCCGTGCCGCACCCGTTCCCGGTGCCGACGTAGACGTTCGTGCCGTCGGTGCTGAACGGCGACCACACGCCGCCGCCGCCGGCGCCGCCCGCCTGCGCGGTCGCCCAAAAGTTCATCACGGGCGTACCGCTGCGCTCGTCGAGCGCCATCACGCCGCCGCTGACGCATCCGGTCGTATCGTCTCCGCCCGCGAGACCCTCGTACACCACGCCGTTGAGCACGACGGGTTCCGAACGGACAAGCCCGACGTTGCCCGCATTCTGCGGCACGGCTCGCCAGCGCTGGGCGCCAGTAGCCGGATCGAGCGCGACGACGGCCGCGCCCGAGGTCGTCTGCGCGGCGAAGTTCGCGACGCCGTAGACGCCGACGAAGAGCGTGCCGTCGATGAGCGCCGGCGTCGCACGGACCGACGAACCGACGTGCACGCGCCAGCGGAGCGCTCCGGTCGCGGCATCGAGCGCGGCGACCGTGCCGGAGTCGGTCGCGACGTATACCGCACCGCCGGCGACGATCGGGCTCGCGTAGATCGTTTCGCCGAGCGAGACTTTCCATCGCTGCTTGAGCGAACCCGCCGAGCTTCGCGTGATTCCAGTCGCTTGCAACTGCAGTCCGCTGCGTGCCTGATCGTGCGCATACGTGATCCAGTCATCGGTCGCGACCGTCGGCCCCGGCGTGCTTTGCACCGAAGGGACGCCGCCGGAGATCGTGCTCGTCGATCCGCCGCCTCCGCACGACGCGAGGGCACATGCCAAGACCACGGGGGGCCACAGTCTCTTCGCCGCGATCATTCGCCCAGGCTACCGGGCTTCGACGCCCTCGCGCGTGGGACGAGAGTCCCGTCCGAGGAGTACCCGTCGCGCAGCCGGCAAGATCGGCGCGTCTACGTCAACGGGGTCAGCGTGCGTGCGTGCTGTGCAAACATCTCGAGCGCCGACGCTGCGTCGACGGCAGTCGCGTCGGCGCCGACGACGGCGTGCAAATCGCGAAACGCGGCGAACGGACCGCCGCCCACGACGATCGGGACGCCGCCGAGTTCGGGGTGCGCGCGCAGCGACGCGATGAGCGGCACGAGCGCGCTTACCGTCAGCGTGAGCGACGCTGAGAGCGCGATCACGTCGGGCCGCGCCGCGAGCGCGCCGGCAACGATTTGCACCGCCGGGACACGCGCACCGAGAAAAGCGACATCCCAGCCGGCGTCTTCGGCGAGATTCGCAACCATACGCAAGCCGATGTCGTGATCTTCACCCGGCGCGCACGCGGCGAAGATCGTCCCCAGCCGCCTGGCGTGCGGCCGAGGTCGGTCGCGCAGTTCCGCGATCCGTTCGCGCGTCGCGGAGGTGCGGCGCCGTTCGTGCGCGATCCCGATGGTCGCGGCTTCCCACTGTCGACCGGTCTCCTGCATCGCCGGTGCGAGTACGCCGTCGTATAGCTCGGCGACCGACATGCCGCCGCCTCTCGCGTCGTGCAGCAGCGCGCGCGACTCGGCGACGGACCGGTCGACCGCCTCGACGTAGCGCCGGGCGAGCGGAGAGAGCGCGGCGTGCGCGGCTGCGTCGCCGTCCTGCAGCGCGTGCTGCGCGATCGCGCGAATGCGTGCTCGATGCGGGACGGGAACGTTCACGCCGAGCACGTTGAAGAAGCGGCTCCAGACGCGCCGCGCGACCGCGGGGTCGAGCCCGCGCGCCGCGGCGACGCGGCCGGTCCAGCGGGCGTCGGCGACCCACAGCGGCCACGTGCCCAAGCCGATGCCGAGCGCGAGCGCGCGGACCGATTCGGCGAGATGCGGCGGGACGTGTTCGCCCGGTGCGGCGTGGAAGAACGCATGCAGGTCGCGCGGCGCCGAGCGCGCGATGCGCTGCGCCAGGCGCTCGGCGCGACGCGTCATCCAGCATTCGAGTTCGTAGTCGGCGAACGCGGCGCGCGCCGCTTCGCCTGCGTCGGGCCGCTCGCGCGCGGAGGCGTCGACGGTGACGGGGAGTTCGGCCTGCGCGATCGTACCGATCACTGCGCGCGGCTCGATCGTGACCTCGTGGGCCAGCGATTCGACCAGCGCGAGGCCGCGGCCGGAGACGGCGTGCGGATGCGGAGCGGAACGCGTGTTCTCGCGCACTCCGGGCCCGAGATCCTCGACGGTGAGATACGCGGCGCCCTCGTCGACGATCAATTCGGCGAGGACCGGACCCGGCGCGTGTGCAGCTGCGTTGTTCACGAACTCGCCGAAGATCACCCCGGCTCCGTCGAAGTCGGAATCCGGACGCGCGATCGACTGCAGAGCGGCGAGGTATCGGCCCCGCTGACGGCTCAGCGCGGCTGCGTCGCGAGCGGCAAAAGCCCAGACGCATCGCAAACGATCGTTCTGGGGCAGCCTTGGGAGAAGCACGGTACCCGTAGTGTACCCCCTCGGGCGGCGGCGCGGATACGACTCGGCGCAAACCGCACGAAAACGCTTCCCCCGGCCTCAGCCCGTGCGGGACATCGGCGCCGAGGCGAAGCGCTCCTTGAGGAAGCGGCCGTTGGCCAGGAGCGC is a genomic window containing:
- the groL gene encoding chaperonin GroEL (60 kDa chaperone family; promotes refolding of misfolded polypeptides especially under stressful conditions; forms two stacked rings of heptamers to form a barrel-shaped 14mer; ends can be capped by GroES; misfolded proteins enter the barrel where they are refolded when GroES binds); amino-acid sequence: MAAKQLVFDENARRALERGANILADAVKVTLGPKGRNVVLDKKFGSPTITNDGVTIAKEIELPDTFENMGAQLVKEVASKTNDIAGDGTTTATVLAQAIIREGLRNVTAGSNPLLIKRGIEKAVETAVSEMEKLVQKVDSTEKIAQVASISANDKTIGELIAQAMNEVGKDGVITVEESKSMKTEVETKDGMLFDKGYISPYMVTDSERMEATLTDPYILVTERKISAIADILPLLEKIVQVQKPLLIIAEDVEGEALATLVVNKLRGTFTTVAVKAPGFGDRRKEMLKDIATLTGATVISEELGLKLDKVTPDLLGAAKTVKVTKEETTIVDGKGKQDAIKGRIEMIKRQIEETDSDFDREKLQERLAKLSGGVAVIQVGAATETELKEKKHRIEDALSATRAAVQEGMIPGGGSSLVHAIKALEKLSGETASHDEKIGVDIIRRSLEEPLRQIAENAGFEGSVEVNRVKTAPPGQGFDAMTGNLVDMVQAGIVEPFKVTRSALQNAASIGALILTTETLIADKPEPKTAPAGGPPGGGMGGYDMM
- the groES gene encoding co-chaperone GroES, coding for MNLKPLGDRVVVEHVEQAEKSAGGVFLPDTAKEKPQEGRVLAVGSGRTLDNGQKLAMDVKPGDKIIYSKYSGSEIKLDGKEYLIISEKDVLAIVSDERVPAGV
- a CDS encoding phosphate-starvation-inducible PsiE family protein → MVRRSGTTPSKPEIEHTNVHEALSRYFEWAQDAVAAALALVVIVVMVQGIWTLARLALVDGREPRIVLPQIVLLLILVELFRTLLFYLREHRVAVGLMIEVAIVSLLRELLVNPPGAKGTMSLSAYGIALLLVVLGALMVADRMTSSGAADAPGRSTVAEE
- the alr gene encoding alanine racemase; this encodes MIAHAAVDLGAIARNAATLAELVAPARVAAVVKANAYGHGLVEVARALARTCARLCVYSLEEAIVLREAEIDAPIHVLGPVPPGDLDAAHAADVALTLWDRGLYARQVASVARRRGRRFTIHAKVDTGVVRLGLDAGDAPDALQRYAATPEFALAGAFTHLAAAEELDSSFTDEQLARFLAATRELGPGVERHAAATAAAMLWPRTRLDTVRIGIGLYGIWPSVETEALMRVRGVELAPALTWRTRIAAMHEIDAGTTVGYGRTWQAPRRSRIATLPIGYAEGLPRAAGNAAHVLVRGARVALVGRVCMNMAFADVTGVAGAAPGDDVTLIGRDGREEILAADLAAACGTIGYELVARLPAHVPRTYAAPVS
- a CDS encoding copper amine oxidase N-terminal domain-containing protein, producing MIAATAFAVVDIVLNGKTILPHARAAVHGGRLLLPVRDLGRVLGAEVRYDARDGRVVVRRYARTAALRAREIVVDRGRAYAPLRTVAAALGFDAAYVARTRTVVLARRVEPRTQRPAATVAAAAAPTPGSGAAAAPASARDAIVTPPRSAQVNEPYPAVSARFAGSGGIDPRSVRVLVDGRDVSADAAIVGDEILYTPRAALAPGTHAVTVSALASNGTPLAASWEFADTFAFAPPPPPAPPPVRAMYVDRYVVPGTNAFDVVVLGVPGMTGFVAVDGVPGIAPLVVTGANSYVAHVVVPPGVAQPFAHVGARLTLPDGSIRVITLPQTIGLFTASASPPAHATPTSVPRAIPPGRRSMAVPTPTVTPTPVPRRALARPRPSPSPSP
- a CDS encoding HisA/HisF-related TIM barrel protein, which encodes MSGRALTLYPAIDLRGGYAVRLERGDPSRETCYDADPVARARAFVAAGARALHVVDLDGAFGTGENQGALRAICASVDVPVQTGGGIRSAADVDARFDAGARQVVIGTLLAERPSDARAIVETFGERIVAGIDARGDRVATRGWLADAGASRDDLVRTVAAWGVRRIVYTEIARDGTGAGYDVAALAHVASLAPLRVTASGGARTLDDLRALRDGTPENVDAAIVGRALYEGTLDLEDALAELTR
- the hisH gene encoding imidazole glycerol phosphate synthase subunit HisH, whose amino-acid sequence is MTNAQIAVIDYGGGNIGSLLAALERRSVDLVLTGDPAVVAAAPAAILPGDGAFGATMDALRERGIDRAVREVVAAGRPFLGICVGMQVLFDSSDEYGGAAGLGILPGDVRRFTNAPRIPHMGWNDLTIERTHPFVDGVRSGSWAYFLHSYRVTASDALVASCTYGERFAAIVARGNVMATQFHPEKSRAAGARLLDNFLALCDARSREALT
- a CDS encoding PQQ-binding-like beta-propeller repeat protein; translation: MQSTPGPTVATDDWITYAHDQARSGLQLQATGITRSSAGSLKQRWKVSLGETIYASPIVAGGAVYVATDSGTVAALDAATGALRWRVHVGSSVRATPALIDGTLFVGVYGVANFAAQTTSGAAVVALDPATGAQRWRAVPQNAGNVGLVRSEPVVLNGVVYEGLAGGDDTTGCVSGGVMALDERSGTPVMNFWATAQAGGAGGGGVWSPFSTDGTNVYVGTGNGCGTETAGYSDAMVSLTRSLSVNWSRSAFVAPGGDEDVGGALNVAGTQAYFVAKSGLLYAVDRNSGNVAWQRDLKPWTRGGGAIGTPTGDGTMIIVTGGELQNPDLVNPPGCAISAFDLSGNPLYTFSSQYVVYGHASFVPGVGVIGLDHQLVAFNSQTGQTLWSSGDLGANLYASPAIVPSGVYTATLGGDVVAFSQNGVLPSLLRRR